In a single window of the Leptospira sanjuanensis genome:
- a CDS encoding acyl-CoA dehydrogenase family protein, which yields MIENNYFLENQDLQENFQSIVDWKEIIDGFEGDFEDHKEYQKSGKDSLAMAPGSYEDALEYYKSILESGGDIAGKQIAPLAKDMDVEGLKYSAGKVTFPESMIKGVNQVKDAGILPYSIGRKHGGLGIPATVQTMMMELFSRADGSFAITLGCLNLAETIERFGSKEMIDEYVPKMANGEIFGAMALTEPNYGSDLPNLQTKAVKDANGVWRLTGAKRFITHGCGFGEIPAVILTLARTGAPTSGARGLSFFLVKSSDVFIAGIEKKMGLHCSPTCEVVYENTPGILIGEEGYGLVRYSMAMMNGARLSIAAQAMGIATAAYMEAKKYAAEREQFGKTIQNIPAVRKMLTTMDREIAGMRAVLLEASRSIDLYHWKSERMKEHGVDEKEIRKDESVKKWEKLANLFTPLSKYYITELANKIAYDGLQIHGGAGFTYDYDISRIYRDVRITNIYEGTTQLQVVAAIGGIVSGMTAKGHLRQYFEEEFSKIGGGSSLLNENKEAFEKIVEAYSAIENSSLRDEVAFEVVQSTARILIGMLLERGASRLKGEAKEKREALAKEYNLESKAILLSNRIMIENRQSQLTFA from the coding sequence ATGATCGAGAATAACTATTTTTTAGAAAACCAAGACCTGCAGGAAAACTTCCAATCGATCGTGGATTGGAAAGAGATCATCGACGGTTTCGAAGGCGATTTCGAAGATCATAAGGAATATCAAAAGAGCGGTAAGGACTCCCTTGCGATGGCGCCCGGCTCCTATGAAGACGCATTAGAATATTATAAATCTATTTTAGAATCGGGAGGCGACATCGCCGGAAAACAAATCGCTCCCCTCGCCAAGGATATGGACGTAGAAGGATTGAAGTATTCCGCCGGAAAAGTCACGTTTCCCGAATCGATGATCAAAGGAGTCAACCAAGTCAAAGACGCCGGAATTCTCCCTTACAGCATCGGAAGAAAACACGGCGGGCTCGGAATCCCCGCAACCGTTCAAACGATGATGATGGAACTTTTTTCCAGAGCGGACGGTTCCTTTGCGATCACGTTGGGTTGTTTGAACCTGGCAGAAACGATTGAACGATTCGGGTCCAAGGAAATGATCGATGAATACGTTCCCAAAATGGCAAACGGAGAAATCTTCGGCGCGATGGCATTGACCGAACCGAACTACGGATCGGATCTGCCGAACCTGCAGACCAAAGCGGTCAAAGACGCGAACGGAGTCTGGCGACTAACGGGCGCTAAACGTTTTATCACACACGGATGCGGCTTCGGAGAAATTCCGGCGGTCATCTTAACACTTGCAAGAACGGGCGCGCCCACGAGCGGAGCGAGAGGACTTTCCTTCTTCTTAGTGAAAAGTTCGGACGTGTTTATCGCCGGAATCGAAAAGAAGATGGGACTTCACTGTTCACCGACTTGCGAGGTCGTGTACGAAAACACTCCCGGAATTCTGATCGGTGAAGAAGGATACGGCTTGGTTCGTTATTCCATGGCGATGATGAACGGAGCCCGTCTTTCGATCGCGGCTCAAGCGATGGGAATCGCGACCGCCGCTTATATGGAAGCCAAAAAATACGCTGCGGAACGGGAACAGTTCGGCAAAACGATCCAAAACATACCCGCGGTTCGCAAGATGCTGACTACCATGGACCGCGAAATCGCCGGAATGAGAGCGGTATTGCTGGAAGCGTCCCGTTCCATCGACCTCTATCACTGGAAATCCGAAAGAATGAAGGAACACGGAGTCGACGAAAAGGAAATCCGCAAGGACGAATCGGTCAAAAAATGGGAAAAACTGGCCAACCTGTTTACTCCATTATCGAAATATTATATTACGGAACTTGCAAATAAGATCGCGTACGACGGTCTCCAGATCCACGGGGGAGCCGGATTCACATACGACTACGACATCTCCCGAATCTATAGAGACGTCCGAATCACGAACATCTACGAAGGAACGACCCAGCTTCAGGTTGTCGCCGCGATCGGAGGAATCGTTTCCGGCATGACGGCAAAAGGACATCTTCGTCAATACTTCGAGGAAGAATTCTCCAAAATCGGAGGGGGTTCCTCATTGTTAAACGAAAACAAAGAAGCTTTCGAAAAGATCGTGGAAGCGTATTCTGCGATCGAAAATTCTTCGCTTCGAGACGAGGTCGCTTTCGAAGTGGTTCAATCGACCGCGAGAATTCTGATCGGAATGTTACTGGAACGAGGCGCTTCCCGACTCAAAGGAGAAGCGAAGGAAAAACGAGAAGCGCTCGCAAAAGAATACAACTTGGAATCCAAGGCGATTCTTCTTTCCAACCGGATCATGATCGAAAACCGTCAATCGCAACTGACGTTCGCGTAA
- a CDS encoding oxidoreductase — protein sequence MHKVQDRNFGIQDQFFPGKGRTFEKNSFIKNGPPHSFRSSGEERNMAQKAALVAGATGLIGRYLLEELNASGEYQKIYALVRKPGSVRGAEEIVVDYDALNASSFPKGITEVYCSLGTTISKAGSQENFKKVDHEYVMQIAKLAKEKGVRSFLVVSALGADRKSFVFYNRVKGEMEKDLETIGFPFLGIFRPSLLEGEREEARPGEVVGQFFAKIINPLLLGGIRKYRSIHGRTVARAMILIAQKDPSGIRILESDRIESVGGN from the coding sequence ATTCACAAAGTTCAGGATAGAAATTTCGGGATTCAAGATCAATTCTTTCCGGGAAAGGGAAGGACATTTGAAAAAAATTCTTTCATAAAAAACGGACCTCCGCATTCTTTTCGCAGTTCAGGAGAAGAACGAAACATGGCTCAAAAAGCGGCTTTGGTTGCAGGCGCGACCGGACTCATCGGAAGGTATCTTTTGGAAGAATTGAACGCTTCCGGCGAATATCAAAAAATTTACGCACTCGTACGTAAGCCCGGTTCCGTTCGCGGCGCGGAGGAAATCGTGGTCGACTACGACGCGTTAAACGCTTCTTCCTTTCCGAAAGGGATTACGGAAGTTTATTGCAGTTTGGGGACAACGATCTCCAAGGCCGGAAGTCAGGAGAATTTCAAAAAAGTGGATCACGAATACGTGATGCAGATCGCAAAACTCGCGAAAGAAAAAGGGGTTCGATCCTTTCTCGTCGTAAGCGCTTTGGGCGCCGACCGTAAGTCGTTCGTATTTTACAATCGGGTCAAGGGAGAAATGGAGAAAGATCTGGAAACGATCGGATTTCCGTTTCTCGGAATATTCAGACCTTCTCTTTTAGAAGGCGAACGGGAAGAAGCCAGACCGGGCGAAGTCGTCGGTCAATTTTTTGCAAAGATCATCAATCCGTTGTTACTCGGCGGAATTCGGAAATACAGATCGATTCACGGAAGAACGGTCGCCAGAGCGATGATCCTTATCGCGCAAAAAGATCCTTCCGGGATTCGTATTTTAGAATCGGATCGAATAGAGTCCGTGGGAGGAAATTGA